The DNA window TCTCCTCCACCCTCGGCACGCGGCCGGTGGACTTGATCTCGCCGTTGATCCGTACGGCCGGCGTGAACATCACCCGAGCCTTAGCCATCTCCTTCGGGTCGCTGATCTCCGTCACGTGCGCGTCCATCCCCAGCACCCGCAGCGCCTCGTG is part of the Armatimonadota bacterium genome and encodes:
- a CDS encoding thioredoxin family protein; this translates as MITVEVFGPGCPRCRAAIKVVHEALRVLGMDAHVTEISDPKEMAKARVMFTPAVRINGEIKSTGRVPRVEEMITWLATAAASAKGA